The following is a genomic window from Variovorax paradoxus.
GCTCGACGCACGGCAGCCGGTTCTGCACGAAGCCTTGGCGAGCGGCCCTCAGGCGGCCGCAACGCAACCCACGCTTGCGCTGCCCTTCGATCCCGCGCAACCGGCAAGCGCATGGCTGGCCGCCCTTGACCAGCAGCGACGGCACGTAACCGACGCCACACAAGCGCAACAAGAATCCGCGCCTGAGTCATCGCCGAGCTTTCTCTGGCTGCGCAGCGAACACACTGCAACCGCGGCCCAAGCCCCCCTCCGTTTCTGGCTCGACACCTCTGGCGAATCCCCTCGCCTTCACGCCGACGCCGCAGCAGGCCTTCTGGACGCCGCATCCCTCGATCGCTTGCTGGCGGCAATCGCCGATACTGCCGCCGACCTGCTCTGCCGCCCCGAAGCACCAATCGGTGACATCCGCACCCTGACCGTGGCCGACCGCGAGCAGCAACTGCTTGACTGGAACACGACGCCCGCGCCCCTGAACTGCGAGCTCAACGTGGTGGAAACGTTCAGCCGCCAGGCCGCTGCCACACCAGACGCCCCCGCCCTTGCCGAGGGCGAAACGCAGATGAGCTACGGCGAGCTCGAACGCAGCTCCGACCAACTCGCCCGGCGCCTTCAGCACCTGGGTGTGCACGCCGGCGGCGCCGTCGGGCTGCTGCTCGACCGTTCGGCTGCGGCCGTGGTTGCGCAACTTGGCGTTCTGAAGGCGGGTGCGGCCTACGTTCCGGTGCCAACGGACTTTCCGGCCGAGCGCGTGGCCTACATGCTCCGCGAAGCGAACGCGCAGCTGACAATCGCCGCGCCCGCGCACTGCCACCTCGTTCCCGAATCGATGGCCGTGCTGGTGCAGGACGGCACCGAAGGCGATGTGCCCGCCTCGTGGGAGGCCCCAGCCATCGACGGCGAATCGGTGGCTTACGTGATGTACACCTCCGGCTCGACGGGCACACCGAAGGGCATCGAGATCTGCCATCGTGCAATTCTTCGCCTCGTGGTCGATGCCGCCTATGTCGAGCTGGCTCCCGGCCGCGCCATGCTGCATGCCGCACCGCTCGGCTTCGATGCATCCACACTCGAAGTCTGGGGGCCGCTGCTCAACGGCGGCTGCTGCGTCATTCACGACGAGCGCGTGCCCACGGGTGCAGGCCTCGCCCGCACCATTGCACGCCACGACGTCCACACGGCCTGGCTCACGGCGGCGCTGTTCAACGCGGTAATCGACGACAACCCGGCGCACCTTTCCGGCCTGCGGCACCTGCTTACGGGTGGCGAAGCGCTTTCGGTGCCGCACGTGCGCCGCGCGCTGGCCGCGCTTCCGCAACTCGCGTTGAGCAATGGCTACGGGCCTACCGAATGCACGACCTTCGCAGCCACGTACCGCATTCCGGCCGCGTTGCCCGCCGATGTTCGTTCGGTACCGCTCGGCCGGCCGATCAAGGACACGGTGCTGCGCGTGCTGAGCCCGAGCATGGCCTTGATGCCTGCGGGCCTGGTCGGCGAGCTGTGCATCGGCGGACACGGGCTGGCGCGCGGCTACCTCGGACAACCTGCGCTGACCGAAGAACGCTTCGTGCCCGACCCCTTCGGCGCGCCGGGCGAGCGCCTGTACCGCACGGGCGACCTTGCACGCTGGCTGCCCGACGGCACCCTCGAGTTCATCGGGCGCCGCGATGGGCAGGTCAAGATCCACGGGCACCGCATCGAAACCGGCGAGGTAGAGGCGGCCATCCTCACCCATCCGGCCGTCAAGAGCTGCGCCGTCGTCGCGCGGCCCGATGCCGACGGGCAGCTGAGCCTTGTCGCCTACCTGGTCGCGCGTTCGCAAGAAAAGCTCTCGTGGGAGGCGTTGCGCGCACACCTCGCGGCCCGCCTGCCAACGGCCCTGCTGCCGTCCGCACAAGTCTGGCTCGAGCAGTTGCCTGTCACCGCCAATGGCAAGCTCGACCGCAAGGCCTTGCCTGAACCCGCCGGCGAGCGGCCCGACCTCTCCCAGCCTTTTGAAGAGGCGCGCAACGCCACCGAGCAGCGCGTGTGCGAAGCCTTTGCGCGCGCGCTGCGCATTGCGAAGGTGGGCCGCAACGACAACTTCTTCGACCTCGGCGGCGATTCGATGCGCGTGCTGCAGGTGCTGGCCGATCTGCAGCAAGGCAGCGCACAGCCGCTTTCCACCAACCTCTTCTTCCGGCATCCGACACCCGGCGCGATGGCCGCGCAGTTGCAACCGGCCGGCAATGCAGCGCTCGCTGCAACCGCCTGGCCGCGCACGCCGCAAGCACCGTCCAACGCGCCAGACCTGCAGGATGCCGTGGCGCTCGTCGCCACCGCGGGCCGCTTTCCGGGCGCTGCGGATGTCGAACAGTTCTGGGACAACCTGGTTGCCGGCCGCGACACCATCAGCTTCTTCGACGATGAAACGCTCGATGCCGGCGTTTCGGAAGCCTTGCGCTCCGACCCGGCCTATGTGCGCGCCCGCGGCGTGATCGAAGGCATAGAGAACTTCGATGCGGCCTTCTTCGGCATCGGCCCGAAGGAAGCTGCGCTCATGGACCCGCAGCAGCGCGTGTTCCTCGAGATCTGCTGGGAGTGCCTGGAGCGCGCCGGCTATGTGCCCGACGCGGCCCCCGGCCCCGTGGGCGTGTATGCCGGCATGTACAACGCCAGCTACTTCCAGCGCCACGTCAGCACGCGGCCCGACCTCATCGAAGCGGTGGGCGAATTCCAGGTGATGCTGGCCAACGAGAAGGACTACATCACCACGCGAGTGGCCAACCGGCTCAACCTCACGGGTCCGGCGGTGAGCGTGCACACAGCTTGCTCGACGTCGCTGGTGGCCGTGGCGCAGGCCTTTCATGCGCTGCGCACGGGCCAGTGCTACATGGCGCTGGCGGGCGGCGCGTCCGTTACCTGCCCCACGCGCAGCGGCTACCTCTACCAGGAAGGCTCGATGCTCTCGCCCGACGGCCGCACGCGCAGCTTCGATGCGCAGGCCCAGGGCACCGTGTTCAGCGACGGCGCCGCCGTGGTTCTGCTGAAGCGCCTGGCGGATGCGCAGGCAGACGGCGACACCATCTACGCGGTGCTGCGCAGCGCCGCGGTCAACAACGACGGCGGTGCCAAGGCGAGCTTTACCGCACCCAGCGTCGACGGCCAGGCCGCGGTGATCCGCGCCGCCTTGGCCGCAGCCAATGTAGAGGCGCGCAGCATTTCGTATGTGGAGGCGCACGGCACGGCCACGCCCATGGGCGACCCGATCGAGGTAGAGGCGCTGACCTGTGCCTATGGCGAGCACACCGATGCGCTGGGCTTCTGCGCGCTCGGCTCGCTCAAGAGCAACGTGGGCCACATGGTCACGGCCGCCGGCGCCGCCGGAATCATCAAGGCGGCGCTCTCGCTGCACCATGAAGTGATTCCGCCGACAGCGCACTTCACCGCGCCGAATCCCTCCATCGATTTTTCACGCACGCCCTTCTACGTCACGCCAAGCCTGCAGCCGTGGCCGCGTGCCGCCGAGCCGCGCCGCGCGGGCGTCAGCTCCTTCGGCGTGGGCGGCACCAACGCGCACGTCATCGTCGAAGAGGCGCCCCCGCGCCCCGCTTCGCCCGGCGCAATCGGTCCGCAAGTGCTGCCGCTCTCGGCCCGCTCGGAGTCCGCACTCGCGGTGGCTGCGGAACAGCTGGCTGCGCATCTCGATGCCACACCGGGGCTGCCGCTGGCCGATGTCGCCTACACGCTCGGCGTCGGCCGCAAGGCACACGCCTTCCGCCGCGCGGTGGTGGCCAGCGATGCGGCCGAAGCCGTTGCCGCGCTGCGCGGCAATGACGGCGCATGGCGCGTCAGCGGCCACATCGATGCGCGCGCGCCGCAACTGGTGCTGATGTTCCCCGGCCAGGGCGCGCAGTACGCCGGGATGGGCAAGAACCTGCATGCGAACGACCCCGTCTTCGCTGCTGCCTTCGATGCATGCGTGAAGGCCTTCGGCAGCGCGCTCGACTTCGATTTGCGCGAGCGCATGTTCGAAGGCCAGGCCGATGCGCTGTCGCCCACCGCCGTGACGCAGCCCGCCATGTTTGCGCTGGAGTACGCGCTGGCACGCAGGCTCCTCTCGCTGGGTGCACGGCCGCATGCGCTCATCGGCCACAGCGTGGGCGAGTTCGTGGCCGCGGTGCTGGCGGGCGTGATGCGGCTCGAAGACGCCGCACGGCTTGTTGCCCGCCGCGGCGCGCTCATGCAGGCCCAGCCCGCGGGGGCAATGCTGTCGGTGCGCCTGGGTGCCGAACAGCTCACGGCCCGGCTCGGCGCTTCGCTCTCGCTGGCCGCAGACAACGGCCCGACAGCTTGCGTGGCCGCCGGCCCCTTCGAGGCGATTGCGGCGCTGCAAGCCTCGCTGCAGGAAGAAGACATTCCGAGCCGTCCGCTGCAGACATCGCACGCATTCCACAGCGCAATGATGGATGCGGCCGTCGCACCCTTCGAAGCGCTGGTCAGTGAAGTGGCACTGCATCCGCCGGCGATTCCGATCTATTCGACGCTCACCGGCCGCCTGCTCGAAGACGCCGAAGCCACCAGCGCCAGCTATTGGGCCCGCCACCTGCGCGGCACCGTGCACTTTTCGCCCGCCGTGCGCAACGCCATGGAGCAGACGGTGCGGCCGCTCTTCGTCGAGGTCGGCCCCCGCAACGCATTGACCACGCTGGTGCGCCAGCACGGCGCCGCCGAAGCGATGCCGCTGCTGCATGGCGAGCCGGCCGACGAGGCCCGCACCCTGCGCCTGGCGCTGGCGCGCCTTTGGACATGCGGCGCCGACGTGGAGTTGTCGCGGCTTGCCGTGCGCACCGGTGCGCAGCGGGTTCGCCTGCCCACCTACCCGTTCGAGCGCAAGCGTTTCTGGGTCGACATCGCGGCCCCCGCGGCGAAGCCGGCCACCTTGCCGGAAGCCGCGCCGCCCGTGCCCGCCCTTTTCGTACCACCCCCCGTTTTGGAGACGACCGTGACAGTTGCTGCAGCGCCCCCGCTACCTGTTTCTTCCACATCTGCTTCGTCAGACGCCTCGCTGGACGCGCGGTTGCGGTCCTTGTTCGAGGACATCTCCGGGATCGACATGGCCCAGGCAGAGGGGCACGCCGCCTTCAGCGAGCTCGGGCTGGATTCGCTCACGCTGACCCAGGTTGCCACGCAGATCAAGAAACGCTTCAAGGTGAACCTGAGCTTTCGCCAGCTCATGGAGAACTACCGCAGCCTGGACGCGCTCTGCGCGTTCCTGCGGGAGAGCCTGCCGCCCGAGCCCGTTGCCGTGGCCGTGGCGGCACCCGTCGCAGCCGCTGCAGTTCCGGCGGCCGTTTCCGCGCCTGTGCAAACGGCGGCCATCGCATCGACGGCTGTGCACATGCAGCCTGCGTTCACCCCGCTCCAAGACGGCGGAATTGGCGCCACGCCGCTTGTACAACTTGTTACGCAGCAAATGGAACTGATGCGCCAACAGCTCGCGCTGCTCTCGGGCGCGGGGGCAGACCTGTCTGCCGGCACCGCGTCGCAGCCAATGCAACAGGTCCAGCCGGCACTGCAGGCAACCACCGTGCAGCCAGCTCGGTTGGCGCAGGCGCTGCCGGCGTCTGCAGCCCCAGTAGCCAATACGGAAGAGCCCGCCGCATCCAAGGAGCCGATGCGCTACGACGTGACGAAGGCTTTCGGCGCCATTGCGCGCATCCACACGCAGCGCACCGCCGAGCCGAGCGGCCGCCAGAAGGCGCGGCTCGCAACCTTCATGCGCCGCTATGTGGAGCGCACGCAAAAGAGCAAGCAGTTCACCGAAGCGAACCGCCCGCACATGGCCGACCCGCGTGTGGTCAACGGCTTCCGCCCGATCACGAAAGAGATCACCTACCAGATCGTCATCGAGCGCTCCAAGGGCTCCAAGCTCTGGGACCTGGACGGCAACGAATATGTCGATGCGCTGAACGGCTTCGGAATGAACATGTTCGGCTGGCAGCCCGACTTCGTGCAGGAAGCCGTGCGCCGCCAG
Proteins encoded in this region:
- a CDS encoding amino acid adenylation domain-containing protein, coding for MKRHSIFSEQLEAPLFSLGDLFVSLPGSATADRIGGSAAFAPKNMRYWSQWAGAADQLPDTPFAAAWLLLQARWLDARQPVLHEALASGPQAAATQPTLALPFDPAQPASAWLAALDQQRRHVTDATQAQQESAPESSPSFLWLRSEHTATAAQAPLRFWLDTSGESPRLHADAAAGLLDAASLDRLLAAIADTAADLLCRPEAPIGDIRTLTVADREQQLLDWNTTPAPLNCELNVVETFSRQAAATPDAPALAEGETQMSYGELERSSDQLARRLQHLGVHAGGAVGLLLDRSAAAVVAQLGVLKAGAAYVPVPTDFPAERVAYMLREANAQLTIAAPAHCHLVPESMAVLVQDGTEGDVPASWEAPAIDGESVAYVMYTSGSTGTPKGIEICHRAILRLVVDAAYVELAPGRAMLHAAPLGFDASTLEVWGPLLNGGCCVIHDERVPTGAGLARTIARHDVHTAWLTAALFNAVIDDNPAHLSGLRHLLTGGEALSVPHVRRALAALPQLALSNGYGPTECTTFAATYRIPAALPADVRSVPLGRPIKDTVLRVLSPSMALMPAGLVGELCIGGHGLARGYLGQPALTEERFVPDPFGAPGERLYRTGDLARWLPDGTLEFIGRRDGQVKIHGHRIETGEVEAAILTHPAVKSCAVVARPDADGQLSLVAYLVARSQEKLSWEALRAHLAARLPTALLPSAQVWLEQLPVTANGKLDRKALPEPAGERPDLSQPFEEARNATEQRVCEAFARALRIAKVGRNDNFFDLGGDSMRVLQVLADLQQGSAQPLSTNLFFRHPTPGAMAAQLQPAGNAALAATAWPRTPQAPSNAPDLQDAVALVATAGRFPGAADVEQFWDNLVAGRDTISFFDDETLDAGVSEALRSDPAYVRARGVIEGIENFDAAFFGIGPKEAALMDPQQRVFLEICWECLERAGYVPDAAPGPVGVYAGMYNASYFQRHVSTRPDLIEAVGEFQVMLANEKDYITTRVANRLNLTGPAVSVHTACSTSLVAVAQAFHALRTGQCYMALAGGASVTCPTRSGYLYQEGSMLSPDGRTRSFDAQAQGTVFSDGAAVVLLKRLADAQADGDTIYAVLRSAAVNNDGGAKASFTAPSVDGQAAVIRAALAAANVEARSISYVEAHGTATPMGDPIEVEALTCAYGEHTDALGFCALGSLKSNVGHMVTAAGAAGIIKAALSLHHEVIPPTAHFTAPNPSIDFSRTPFYVTPSLQPWPRAAEPRRAGVSSFGVGGTNAHVIVEEAPPRPASPGAIGPQVLPLSARSESALAVAAEQLAAHLDATPGLPLADVAYTLGVGRKAHAFRRAVVASDAAEAVAALRGNDGAWRVSGHIDARAPQLVLMFPGQGAQYAGMGKNLHANDPVFAAAFDACVKAFGSALDFDLRERMFEGQADALSPTAVTQPAMFALEYALARRLLSLGARPHALIGHSVGEFVAAVLAGVMRLEDAARLVARRGALMQAQPAGAMLSVRLGAEQLTARLGASLSLAADNGPTACVAAGPFEAIAALQASLQEEDIPSRPLQTSHAFHSAMMDAAVAPFEALVSEVALHPPAIPIYSTLTGRLLEDAEATSASYWARHLRGTVHFSPAVRNAMEQTVRPLFVEVGPRNALTTLVRQHGAAEAMPLLHGEPADEARTLRLALARLWTCGADVELSRLAVRTGAQRVRLPTYPFERKRFWVDIAAPAAKPATLPEAAPPVPALFVPPPVLETTVTVAAAPPLPVSSTSASSDASLDARLRSLFEDISGIDMAQAEGHAAFSELGLDSLTLTQVATQIKKRFKVNLSFRQLMENYRSLDALCAFLRESLPPEPVAVAVAAPVAAAAVPAAVSAPVQTAAIASTAVHMQPAFTPLQDGGIGATPLVQLVTQQMELMRQQLALLSGAGADLSAGTASQPMQQVQPALQATTVQPARLAQALPASAAPVANTEEPAASKEPMRYDVTKAFGAIARIHTQRTAEPSGRQKARLATFMRRYVERTQKSKQFTEANRPHMADPRVVNGFRPITKEITYQIVIERSKGSKLWDLDGNEYVDALNGFGMNMFGWQPDFVQEAVRRQLDEGYEIGPQHPLAADVTALICELTGSDRAALCNTGSEAVMAALRIARTVTGRSTVVVFTGSYHGTFDEVLVRAGKGGKGLSAAPGVMSGMFGDIRVLDYGTPEALAFIRENAEDLAAVLAEPVQSRRPDFQPREFLEEVRAITAQSGSCLIFDEVITGFRVGLGGAQELFNVRADLATYGKVIGGGFPVGVIAGKREFMDALDGGAWQYGDDSIPGVGVTYFAGTFVRHPLALAAAKASLTYLKEAGPALQIGLSTSTGTMAEELTAWCAEVGAPIAIRHFASLWRVSWLEDHPLQDLLFAMMRSRGVHILDNFPCFLTSAHSAEDIETIQRAFKESVAEMQESGFLPRRATVITGFDYRKAQEEDGSVLARDIDGQPFWYVPDTTSSPSHLINGKATA